A segment of the Malassezia restricta chromosome V, complete sequence genome:
TGCATTAATTCATGTCCCACTACGTGCGCTGAAAACGGAAGCTGTCCTGCTCGGCAGGAACGTGCTTAGACGGCACGACGAGTCGAGCATATTCTGGGTCATTTTCCACGAGCGCAAAGTGCTTCGGTACGTGTTTTGTGCCGTCCTGCTCGCGCTTCTTCCGAagagcacgctgctcgttctcgatgcgcgactTGTCTTTCGATGCGATATCGTAGTCGCCCGACTTGATGCCGCGCGACACCGTCTGCCACAGGCGGCGACTTTCGTACTCGCCCTGCTGCTCTAGCGGCTTGACGTGAACCTCCTcacgcgcatgcgcatctgcGTCCCAAAATTCGCCTTGGGCAGGCACCACGGTGCTTTCGTCCACCGTGCTCTTGCCCGACCAGATACCAGAGGCCTGGAAAATGGGCTTCGACAACGGAGATGAAGACGGTGTCACAGTCGCCGTGAAGGAGTGTGGCTTGCCCGTAAAGTAGCCGCGGCCCGAGTAGTGAATCTTGGCCGTCAAGCCCGAAGACGAGTAGATGTACGACGAGTCCGTAAGCTCAATGTACGGCGAGCCAAACCACAGACCATCGATCGACAGCGTCGGCAAAGTAATAAGGTACGTCTCAACGCCCTCAGGACGCTGCAAGCGCATAAAGGCATGGCCGACCTGCACAACGCGAATCGAGCGGCCCGTGAACGACGTTTTTTGGCCACTGTGCCCCTCGACGGATACGCCCGCCTTGGCATTTTCCAAAAAGTACGCCGTGATGGGCGGGTGATGCGACACCTGCTCCGACACAAGGGTCGTTTCGCCCAATTCGCCTTGCGCTGGCCAATTGCCGTAGAACAGCTCGCCCAGCACAGGGTTCAGCGGCTTCTTCTCCGAGCCCATGCTCGTGTTGCGCGACGTGTACTGGCCCTTAAGCGTGCCGATAAACCAGCGCAAAACAGCAATCATGCGCTCCTCCGGCGTCGCACCATTCTGCACGTCGACAAACGACGCTGGGTGCTCGCCCCAGTACGATGGGTACTCCGTCAGCGACACGGGTGAGAGAATGAACGAGGGTGCCGTCATCTTGCTCAGATCACCCGACATGCTTGCGATCGCCTTCAGGAAGTGCATCCATCCTCCCCGGTGCTCCGCAGGAAGCGCTTCACCTTGCTCCGTCTGGGTCATGTTGGCGGTATAGGTGCAGCCACACAGCGGGGTCGGCCCCCTGGGTCGCCAACCTAACGGGCCCACAGCATCGTGCTTTAGTCAGGCTGACGCAGCCCTCCTTTTTTTCCCTGCTCGCTTCGCCACGAGCCCACGACGGCAAGAGGCCACGACGCTAGCGATGGTGCGGTCAtacgagcgccacgaggcgacggcggcatTCGCGCTCATTGGATCCAATGCAGCgaatgcgctgctggatgctGATGGAAAGACCGCTTTTCTGCCAGCTCTCGAAGATGTGCTGGTTTGGGATGTGAAGCgtggcgagcagcgcgccatgtggCACCAGCTGGGATTCCGCCTGGCGGTGACAGCCatcgcgcgtgcgccataCCCCCAAGAATCACGCTTTGCTGTTGGATATGCGGATGGCTCGATCCGCCTCTGGGACGCCGAGACATCTACGGTCCTCCTGACGTTCCATGGCCATCAGCGCGCTGTCACTACCTTGGCGTTCGACCCCAAGGCCCTGTTCCTTGCGAGTGGCAGTCAAGACACGAGCGTGATTGTATGGGACGTCGTGGCTGAATCGGGTCTGTTCCGACTCAAGAGTCACCATGACGCTATCACGGGCGTGGCATTTGTCCCTCGCCAGCACGATACCTACTATCTGGTCTCCACAGCCAAGGACGGCTTCTTGAAGCTGTGGGACCTTCAGCTACAGCACTGCATCGAGACGGTCGTGTCAGGTGACGAACAGCTGTGGAGCCTGGCCGTGCATGACAGCTTGGATGACACCCTCGTGTTGACCGGCGGCTCCAACGGGCATGTGCGTTTGtggcgcgcctcgcacgATGTGTTGCAGCGCGGTCTGCAAACGAGCGCAGACGATACATCACGTCGCTTTTTTGAGTCGCACGGCACTCTCGAGCTGCCATCTGGCCACCGCGTTGCTCAGCTGGCCGTATACGCCTCGTACATGGCTGCCGCGAGTGGcgatcgtgccgtgcaTGTGTATCGCATTCGCACTCTCGAAGAAGCACAGAAaaagcagcagcgtcgcgtcAAACGGGCGCGCGAAAAGGGAGATGACAGTGTTGATGCAGCCATGCCCATGACGTGGCTTACACGCCTAGAACCGTACGTGATTGTCCGCCCCACCATCGGGCGGATCCGCAGTTTCGCCTTCCCGAGTGGACATACCCAGCCGACGCCAGATGTGGCCGTGCCGATTCTGTGTGCGCTCACGACCAACTCTGCCGAGATTCACTCAATTccgtcgccgccacgcACCAAGGCCGAGAAGCAAAGCGTCGCCATCGAGGCGAGTGTCTCGCATGTGCTAGAGCTGCCAGGTCACCGCAGCGATATCCGTGCCGTGGCTCTGTCCAGTGACGACACGCTATTGGCATCCGTGTGTGGCAGTGGCCAGCTCAAGATTTGGAACGTGCGTACGGGCCGATGCATCCGAACGTTGGCTGTCTCGGCTTTTGCGCTGTGTGTGACATGGCTTCCCGGTGATCGATACGTGCTGGTCGGATGCAAGGACGGGTCACTACACACATTCGACGTGCCGGCCGCCATGCCtgtcgagacgctcgaggcACATAGTGGTCCTCTCTGGAGTTGTGCCATACATCCCAGCGGCTTGAGTGCTGTCACGGGCAGTGCCGACAAGCAGGTCAAGTTCTGGGACTTGGAAATGGCGCCTGCCGAGGACGGTGCGCCGCCCCAACTCTCACTCGTGCATGTGCGGACGCTTCAACTCACAGACGACGTGCTGTGCGTGCGGTACTCACCCGACGGGCGTCTCCTGGCCGTCTCGCTCTTGGATCACACGGTCAAGGTGTTCTACGCTGACACGCTGAAATTCTTCTTGTCGCTGTATGGCCACAAACTGCCTGTGTTGGCGCTCGACATATCTGACGACTCAAAGCTGTGTGTCACATGCAGTGCAGACAAGAACGTGAAAATCTGGGGTCTCGATTTCGGCGATTGCCACCGCAGCCTGTTTGCGCATGACGACTCGATAATGGCTGTGTCCTttgagcacggcatgcaAGGTGGTGGCCTCATGGGCGGCCGCGAAGGTGCTTCACACCGGTTTTGGACAGCCGGCAAAGATGCCAAGGTCAAATACTGGGATGGTGACCGCTTTGTCGGCGTACAAACCATGGAAGGACATCATGGCGAGGTATGGGCACTGGCGACCGGGCACCACGGTCGGGTCGTCGTGACCGCAGGGGCAGATCGAAGTATCCGCGTGTGGGAAAAGACGGACGAGCCGTTGTTTTTGGAGGAAGAGCGCGAAAAAGAACTCGAGCAAATGTACGAAAGTGCCGCGCCACCACAGGAAGACACGGCGGATGCTGAGGCCACGTCCGTGAGCAAGGCCACAACTGAGTCACTCATGGCCGGCGAACGCATCCTAGAGTCTTTGCACACGGCGGATGCCGATATCGAGCAGCGTgaacaggcgcagcgcctaGGCCAAGATGTACCGGTCCATCCTCTCGTCCAGGCGATGTTTAGTGAAATGGAGACACCAGATACGTACAAGTACGTGCTCCGTGTCGTGGAGAAGATTCCGCCGACGCACATGGAAGACGCGTTGCTGGTATTGCCATTCGACAAAGTCGTGAGCCTGTTCCGATACATTGACGTTTGGATCACACGAGAGTGGAACGTGTCTTTGAGTGCGCGCATCCTCTTTTTCCTGATGCGAACGCATCATGCCCAAATTGTGTCGAATCGCGTTATGCGCACGACACTCGTACGACTGCGCACACATGTCAAGAATGTGCTCGCCAAACAAAAGACACTTGTGGGCTTCAACCTGGCAGCATTGCGGTACCTTCAACAACAACATCtctcgcggcgcacgaCCGAGCTCTTTGAGCGCCCCGAGACGCAACTGCATGAACTTGACGAGGCAGCTGTGCATGCCAAGCTGCACGAGAATGCCAAGCGGAAACGGAAGCTCGTGGTTCGTTGATCGTACATACACTATAGCTGAGGAGGTGGGCGTGTACCTGGTtcgacatgctcgaagCGCGCAACCAGGCGCGAGATGGAAATGTAGCCGTGATGAATGGCCCAGGCATCCGTGCCAGGCTGTGGGTCTGAAGGGCACATGGCGCGGCTCAGATTGGGGCGGAAAGCGAGGTAGGAACACGCGGGATCCTCGTCCACTGGCTCCTTGGGGTCAATACCCAGGGGCTTGACGCGCTCCTCGTTATCTCGATCGGACGGCAGGGGATATAGTTGTTCATGACGACTCGACCAGATCCGTGTCCAGTACACGGACGGTTGTGTGAGTGTCTCCGCGATCGGCACATTGATCGAGTACGACTCGACATTCGTATCTGTATCCCATGCATCGTACAATTTCTCACATAGCCTAGCGGTGTGCTCACACGCGAGTCGTGCCATAGCATCGAAAGCATCGGGCGCGAGAGCGGGACCAGACGCACGACTCTTGTCCAACGTCGGCGGGTCTTGCATAAAGTGGCAAAAACTGATCGCAATCGATCGTACATCGCACAGCGATCCCGACAACGCTCCTCCCAACGTGCCAGACGAAATCGAAAAGGCAGTGCCTGTATTACGCCCAAAGTTCGGGCCAGACAGCACAAGATCAATCGGACCGGCGTCACCGCCTAAAAGGGCCTCGCCCGTGTACAGTCCAATGTTCGTACatgtcgacggcacgccaTCCACGAGTACCCACTCGCCAATTTCTCCGCGTTCTGTATTAATTTTTCGACGCACATGGCTCCAGCATAGGTGCGTGTCTGGATGCGTGCCTAGAAAGTTGTCACGCAGTGGATAGTAGTACCAGTATCGTACCCGCGACGACGTCACACTGTAGTTGGTGCCGCTCCATGACTTTTGCGAGCTTGGGAGAACGACACGCACATTCCACCCACGTGCAACAAGTTTCTGATACAGATCAAGGACATACGGTGATGTCGCTGACGGCGGTCCGTCATCGTTCACGATCAGAGCATGAGGTGGCATGGTCGTACAGCTGCAAGGTGCACGGCCACGTGGAGGTATACTGGGCCATGACATTCACGTGTCAACGAGCAAAGCGCCCACGGCCAACGGCACTCAGAATCTACATTGAAGCAAAAGAAATAGGTCGTATTTTTTGGGTAAGGATGCATAGCTAGGCCTAGAATAAGGCTAAGTACATACAGTGGATGCCGCGTGTATAGCACGTCCACAGCACAGGCTTAAACGCAGTGTAAGCCCGTGCACATTGTGTGCATCCGAACACTTGCAAACAGACCACTTTTGGATATCCCCCAAGTTACACACTTTATGCGTGCTTCGACTTGGCCGAACGGAGACGACGAATGTAGAACTCGAGCTCCGAACCCTCAAGGATGTAGCCGTCAGCGCGACCCGACTGGCCAGGGCGGCTGGCAATCACAGCGTAGAGACGACCAGCCGAGAACTGCTGCTCCACAAGCGGCTCCACCTTGCCATCcttgcggcgctcggccagctTGCGCTCGACGTGGTTGCTCTTCTTCACATTCTCCTCCGTGGGGGCGGTACCAGGCATACGGCGCTTCGTCACGGGCTGGCCGTAGTGCTTCTCGTAAGCCATACGGAAGGGCGTGGCATCAATCTGAATAACGGCACCCTTCACGAGCGTGTTAGTACGCACAAGCTCGTTGTTCGAGGCATTGTACACGACACCGAGAATACGGGTCTTCGCGGTGATGTGCTCCGAACCCCAGGCGAAGTTGCCGCTGTCGAGACGGAGAGCACGGGGCTTGATGTTGCCAccgcgcacacgcacgtcgtgaATGCGCTTAGGGCCGATACGGGTGTTGGCGGCCTGACGACCGAGCTCGAATTGCCTCTTCTTGCGGTAGTAGGCGTGGCGAGCACCAGTGGCTGACCGCTTGTGACGCGAGTCCCGAGTAATACCCATATTGAGCCTGCCATAGTCAGTATGCTGTCCATAAAACGTGCGGGTGCCGCATCACACATCTAAGTGAACACAGTCACTCGGCCTGCGACGCACACCCGTTATGCTAAACTCACCTTGACGAGAGTTCGTGGGTAGGGCGTGAGCTTCGACGGAAGACAGGCCTTACCTTGCCTGTCCAGACGCAAGTCGTACCACGTGATGTTATAGTTCATCACGTGCATTGATACCAAGCACGGTACGAGGTGGAGGACATCCGCCACCGCGCAACGGTTGCGCACACGCCAAGCGTAAGGAATCAAACCATCGTGGCTACTTACAAGGTACAAAAGAGTCGTATGTAGAGGTGAGCGGCCAGGAAGCAGAAACATCCGAGGGTAGAGTTTCCAGCGGAATGTCCACATCCAAATAATTAAATGTAGGGGAGAGACTGAATGGACTTGCCTCTTGCGCATTGGATGACAACATAGAGGGCAACACAGGCTCATAGAAAGCAAGCCCATCAGATGGAATCGTGACAGATGTATGCGAGAAATCTTCATTTACATCAAATACATCCGTGGATGGAGTAAAAGAAGACACAAGGAGGCTCAGATCAGAAGGTGCGGGGGTCATACTCAAACGGTCACTTGGGGTCTCGCATACTTGCGAAGAACCAAATCCATTTTGTGCTGAGGAATCTTGAGACGAAGACGGAGTACAGGAGATGGCGTCAAAGTTCCATGATGGAGTTGTGGGTAAGTGCATCGAGTCGTCATTTTTGCCGTCGTCAGAGGCAAGGACTGAGATACTCGGTAGCATGGCGTCAAGCGAGGAGTTTGGCGGCGTGAACAAGCCGCGCCTTTCAGATGCGCATCCGGAAGCAACGCTGCTGCCGTTGGCTGCTGCATGGGCCGACAAAGTGACTTGGTCCTGATCACcttcgcgctcgagtcTGACTGATCCGGTAGCACCCGCTGCAGGGCCTCATCGTTTGTTTGGGACAAACGACTGGTTGCCTTCGCTGCTGGAAGACAAGTGCTGTCAGTAGTCTCGTGTGCAATGGGACTCGAAGGACCTGCCTCTgtcggcgcagcggccgGCGCTGCATTTGCTCGAGCGACATCCGATTCGGACACGTTTGTTCCACCGCCATTTACCCCATGATCGACGCTTTGTAACTTCATATCACGCATACTTGCCATAGACGAACTGACATCAGTGGCACCCGGATGAGACTTGACCCAATCTCCAACGATGGACTCAAATTGACGTAGTCTCTTACTTAGTTCTTCCACTTTGGATTCCAATTGAGCACACCTTAGGGATGCAGCATGCTCACGTTGCATACTGGCCTGCTTGTCCGCGCGAAGTGTCGCTAATTCATACTCGATTTGATCCATGTAAGCTTTCTTTTTCTCCCGAGATACTTGAGCAGATTTGCGGTTACGTTGTTGTCTAGCCAGGCGCCGAGCTAGTTTCTCATCTTCTGTCGACTTGCGTCCCTTACATGCAGGCATGTATGAAGAGGGTAGTGCTTCTGCCGGTCGCTTGGAGGATGATGGCAAAGCCGGTGATGACACGGATGATGAAACTGAGCTCGGACTCAGAGAGCCGTTGCTCCCTGACTCGGTGCACACAAGCAACGTCGGATCTATGACTGTAGTCATTTCCGCAGACATTGTTGAGGGCATAAAATCTTCTTCCACGTATGCGTGCACCGAGACCCGGGTGTGCTTTAATAGAGAAACCTTTATACAACGGATGACGTGGAAgtgccgtgctgcgccacaaTTTCCACGTGGCCAGACCACGTGGCTATACTTCCCCACATGCAAGGGAATGCATGCTTGCTGCACTCGAGTAGGCCTTCATTACGTGTCTCCCCAACTTATGCCTCGAAAAAAggcagcagctcctcaGAAGGAGCGTAAATCCAGTTTGGTTGTGACAGAAGATGAAGATACTTCAACTGTTGCAGATAACGAGATGGAGGAGTTCATCGACTCGGAATCTAAAAGTGGTGCTCCTACAGAGAGTGAGGTCACAGAGAGTGAggtgacgacgagctcTGAGACCACGGAAGATGAAGATGAGGTGTCGGTGGATGATGAGGGcgaagaagatgaagaagaagaaagTGAAAATGACTctgacgaagaagatgatgccgatgaggaggaagaggaagaggacgaaACAGATGATGATAATGAAGCGGAGGAAACAGATGATGATTCTGATGAGGAGGAAACAGAAAGTGATACTGATAAGGAGGAAGAGCAGATAACAAGAGATAACGATAATAAAGAAGTGAAAAAGAAAAAGAAAGAAACTGAAGGCAAAAACAGGGTGAATTCGAACAGTATGTATACTTGTTAAGCACTGACATTAAAGCCCCTGATGCAAACAGTGCGCTTGCAATCGAGGAACATCAAAAATCGGCGAAGCCATTTGCTTCGGCTTTGCGCGAGTCTCGTGCAGGAACTTTGGACTTGAAAAATGAACCTATGGACATCGATTCTGCCAGAGCTTTCATGTCTTCTTTAAAGATTGATCCAATGTCTCCATCTGTAGGAGCCGCGTCAATGATTGAGCCAGAACATTTTATTGAGAATCCATTCGCTGAGCCTGAGGAAAAAGAAAATGCGGTTACTCAAGATGCACGAAAGAAGCGTCCATTGCCTATGGCATCGACATCTGCCAACACAGACAAGTATCGGACAGCAGCAGAAAATGCTAATAAAGTCAATGAGGCCGAGTATGACTTGATCCTTGCACGCATGGTTTCTCAAAATCGCAAACTTAATCTCGATCCAAGATCGATGCGCCGAAATGCTGTGGGTATGGGAAAACTCCAGGAGAGTTTTGAGCGTCTACAGCGAGAGTATCATTCACGAAATGAGGCAAATGCAGAAGGCCTGGGAGTACGGAGCAAGGAATTTGGCTTGTCTGACGATGATCAGGATGCAGAGCATATCGACTGGGAGCTTTGGGGCGGATTGATCAAGAATTTTAGCACGGTGCTTGCCACAAGTCCTATCGAACTTAGTAAAGCTATTTATGCTGGTGTTCCGCACTCATTGCGAGGCATGCTTTGGCAGCTGCTTAGCAGCAGCAAAGACGAAGAGCTCGAGACACAATATAAGCGCTACTTGAACCAACCATGTTCGTATGACTCGGCCATCCGACGTGACTTGAACCGCACATTCCCCACGCAAGAATTTTTTCGCGATGCTAAAGGTATGGGCCAAGGTAGTTTGTACCATGTTGTCAAGGCTTACGCATTGTATGATCCAGAATGCGGTTACTGTCAGGGCATGCAATTTATCGTTGGACCACTGCTGCTGAACATGCCCGAGGAGGAAGCTTTTTGTGTTCTTGTTCATCTAATGGAAAATTATGATCTCCGAGGCCACTTTATCCCTAATATGCCGTCCTTGCAACTTCGACTATTTCAATTCGACAGGCTCGTCGAAGATATGCTTCCTATGTTGCATGCCCATTTTTTGCGCTGTGGCATCAAGAGTACTATGTACGCCAGTCAGTGGTTCATGACACTCTTTTCGTACCGTTTTCCTATGGAGATCGTGTACCGGATTCTGGATGCCGTGTTCTCTGAAGGTATTGATGCTGTTTTCCGCTTTGCCATTGCACTTCTTCGCAAAAATGAGGATAAGTTGCTTACCCTCGATTTTGAAAACTGTCTTGATTTCGTGAAATTAAACCTGACGCGGGTGTATTTTGATATCTCAGATGATGGGAAGCACAAGCATTCGCAGATATCTGAGCTGGTACGCGATGCTTTTCAAGTCAGGATCACTCAATTCACGCTCGACACATACGCCAATGAGTTCTATGATCAGGTCAATGCCGCCAACAGGAAAGAACTAGAAATGGATTCACTTCGCTTGCTCAATAGAAATCTGCGACTGCGTGTACAGTCGCTAGAAGAGCAACTTAGTCACCTCAACACCGAACACGTACAGCTCGTAAAACGCGTGGTGACAGAGAAGCTGTCTCATGAAGAAATTGCTGAGGAACTAGTTCGCTATAAGATCATGTACGCGGAAGCAGTTCTGCAAAATGACAAGGGCAGGCGCCCCACGCAAGCCTCGACTCCTACTATACCCACACCTTAGTATAGAT
Coding sequences within it:
- a CDS encoding GTPase-activating protein; amino-acid sequence: MPRKKAAAPQKERKSSLVVTEDEDTSTVADNEMEEFIDSESKSGAPTESEVTESEVTTSSETTEDEDEVSVDDEGEEDEEEESENDSDEEDDADEEEEEEDETDDDNEAEETDDDSDEEETESDTDKEEEQITRDNDNKEVKKKKKETEGKNRVNSNTPDANSALAIEEHQKSAKPFASALRESRAGTLDLKNEPMDIDSARAFMSSLKIDPMSPSVGAASMIEPEHFIENPFAEPEEKENAVTQDARKKRPLPMASTSANTDKYRTAAENANKVNEAEYDLILARMVSQNRKLNLDPRSMRRNAVGMGKLQESFERLQREYHSRNEANAEGLGVRSKEFGLSDDDQDAEHIDWELWGGLIKNFSTVLATSPIELSKAIYAGVPHSLRGMLWQLLSSSKDEELETQYKRYLNQPCSYDSAIRRDLNRTFPTQEFFRDAKGMGQGSLYHVVKAYALYDPECGYCQGMQFIVGPLLLNMPEEEAFCVLVHLMENYDLRGHFIPNMPSLQLRLFQFDRLVEDMLPMLHAHFLRCGIKSTMYASQWFMTLFSYRFPMEIVYRILDAVFSEGIDAVFRFAIALLRKNEDKLLTLDFENCLDFVKLNLTRVYFDISDDGKHKHSQISELVRDAFQVRITQFTLDTYANEFYDQVNAANRKELEMDSLRLLNRNLRLRVQSLEEQLSHLNTEHVQLVKRVVTEKLSHEEIAEELVRYKIMYAEAVLQNDKGRRPTQASTPTIPTP
- a CDS encoding bZIP transcription factor, with product MPSTMSAEMTTVIDPTLLVCTESGSNGSLSPSSVSSSVSSPALPSSSKRPAEALPSSYMPACKGRKSTEDEKLARRLARQQRNRKSAQVSREKKKAYMDQIEYELATLRADKQASMQREHAASLRCAQLESKVEELSKRLRQFESIVGDWVKSHPGATDVSSSMASMRDMKLQSVDHGVNGGGTNVSESDVARANAAPAAAPTEAGPSSPIAHETTDSTCLPAAGATGSVRLEREGDQDQVTLSAHAAANGSSVASGCASERRGLFTPPNSSLDAMLPSISVLASDDGKNDDSMHLPTTPSWNFDAISCTPSSSQDSSAQNGFGSSQVCETPSDRLSMTPAPSDLSLLVSSFTPSTDVFDVNEDFSHTSVTIPSDGLAFYEPVLPSMLSSNAQEASPFSLSPTFNYLDVDIPLETLPSDVSASWPLTSTYDSFVPCK
- a CDS encoding U3 small nucleolar RNA-associated protein 12, whose amino-acid sequence is MVRSYERHEATAAFALIGSNAANALLDADGKTAFLPALEDVLVWDVKRGEQRAMWHQLGFRLAVTAIARAPYPQESRFAVGYADGSIRLWDAETSTVLLTFHGHQRAVTTLAFDPKALFLASGSQDTSVIVWDVVAESGLFRLKSHHDAITGVAFVPRQHDTYYLVSTAKDGFLKLWDLQLQHCIETVVSGDEQLWSLAVHDSLDDTLVLTGGSNGHVRLWRASHDVLQRGLQTSADDTSRRFFESHGTLELPSGHRVAQLAVYASYMAAASGDRAVHVYRIRTLEEAQKKQQRRVKRAREKGDDSVDAAMPMTWLTRLEPYVIVRPTIGRIRSFAFPSGHTQPTPDVAVPILCALTTNSAEIHSIPSPPRTKAEKQSVAIEASVSHVLELPGHRSDIRAVALSSDDTLLASVCGSGQLKIWNVRTGRCIRTLAVSAFALCVTWLPGDRYVLVGCKDGSLHTFDVPAAMPVETLEAHSGPLWSCAIHPSGLSAVTGSADKQVKFWDLEMAPAEDGAPPQLSLVHVRTLQLTDDVLCVRYSPDGRLLAVSLLDHTVKVFYADTLKFFLSLYGHKLPVLALDISDDSKLCVTCSADKNVKIWGLDFGDCHRSLFAHDDSIMAVSFEHGMQGGGLMGGREGASHRFWTAGKDAKVKYWDGDRFVGVQTMEGHHGEVWALATGHHGRVVVTAGADRSIRVWEKTDEPLFLEEEREKELEQMYESAAPPQEDTADAEATSVSKATTESLMAGERILESLHTADADIEQREQAQRLGQDVPVHPLVQAMFSEMETPDTYKYVLRVVEKIPPTHMEDALLVLPFDKVVSLFRYIDVWITREWNVSLSARILFFLMRTHHAQIVSNRVMRTTLVRLRTHVKNVLAKQKTLVGFNLAALRYLQQQHLSRRTTELFERPETQLHELDEAAVHAKLHENAKRKRKLVVR
- a CDS encoding small subunit ribosomal protein S8e — protein: MGITRDSRHKRSATGARHAYYRKKRQFELGRQAANTRIGPKRIHDVRVRGGNIKPRALRLDSGNFAWGSEHITAKTRILGVVYNASNNELVRTNTLVKGAVIQIDATPFRMAYEKHYGQPVTKRRMPGTAPTEENVKKSNHVERKLAERRKDGKVEPLVEQQFSAGRLYAVIASRPGQSGRADGYILEGSELEFYIRRLRSAKSKHA
- a CDS encoding tubulin-tyrosine ligase family protein, with product MPPHALIVNDDGPPSATSPYVLDLYQKLVARGWNVRVVLPSSQKSWSGTNYSVTSSRVRYWYYYPLRDNFLGTHPDTHLCWSHVRRKINTERGEIGEWVLVDGVPSTCTNIGLYTGEALLGGDAGPIDLVLSGPNFGRNTGTAFSISSGTLGGALSGSLCDVRSIAISFCHFMQDPPTLDKSRASGPALAPDAFDAMARLACEHTARLCEKLYDAWDTDTNVESYSINVPIAETLTQPSVYWTRIWSSRHEQLYPLPSDRDNEERVKPLGIDPKEPVDEDPACSYLAFRPNLSRAMCPSDPQPGTDAWAIHHGYISISRLVARFEHVEPGTRPPPQL
- a CDS encoding oxysterol-binding protein-related protein 9/10/11; protein product: MTQTEQGEALPAEHRGGWMHFLKAIASMSGDLSKMTAPSFILSPVSLTEYPSYWGEHPASFVDVQNGATPEERMIAVLRWFIGTLKGQYTSRNTSMGSEKKPLNPVLGELFYGNWPAQGELGETTLVSEQVSHHPPITAYFLENAKAGVSVEGHSGQKTSFTGRSIRVVQVGHAFMRLQRPEGVETYLITLPTLSIDGLWFGSPYIELTDSSYIYSSSGLTAKIHYSGRGYFTGKPHSFTATVTPSSSPLSKPIFQASGIWSGKSTVDESTVVPAQGEFWDADAHAREEVHVKPLEQQGEYESRRLWQTVSRGIKSGDYDIASKDKSRIENEQRALRKKREQDGTKHVPKHFALVENDPEYARLVVPSKHVPAEQDSFRFQRT